A single window of Melospiza georgiana isolate bMelGeo1 chromosome 6, bMelGeo1.pri, whole genome shotgun sequence DNA harbors:
- the EMC7 gene encoding ER membrane protein complex subunit 7, which produces MAARGAGLCLALLLLSAAPLPRGARGSEPLGPAEPSGGAGPGERFKIEGRAVVPGLKPQDWIAGARVLVDGEEHVGFLKTDGSFVVHDVPSGSYVVEVISPAHKFEPVRVDITSKGKMRARYVNYIKPSEVVRLPYPLQMKSSGPPSYFIKRESWGWTDFLMNPMVMMMVLPLLIFVLLPKVVNTSDPDMRREMEQSMNMLNSNHELPDVSEFMTRLFSSKSSSKSGGSSSKAGKSSSGKRR; this is translated from the exons AtggcggcgcggggcgcgggCCTGTGCCTGGCGCTGCTCTTGCTGTCGGCGGCGCCGCTGCCCCGCGGAGCCCGCGGGTCGGAGCCCCTCGGGCCGGCGGAGCCGTCGGGCGGCGCGGGCCCTGGGGAGCGGTTTAAGATCGAGGGCCGGGCCGTGGTGCCCGGGCTGAAGCCGCAGGACTGGATCGCGGGGGCCCGAGTGCTGGTGGACGGGGAGGAGCACGTCGGCTTCCTGAA GACAGATGGAAGTTTTGTGGTTCATGATGTACCTTCAGGATCTTACGTAGTGGAAGTTATATCCCCTGCTCATAAATTTGAGCCTGTTCGAGTTGACATAACTTCAAAGGGCAAAATGAG AGCAAGATATGTGAATTACATCAAACCCTCTGAAGTTGTCAGGCTGCCATACCCACTCCAGATGAAATCTTCTGGACCACCTTCATACTTTATAAAGAGAGAATCTTGGGGATGGACAGATTTCCTCATGAACCCTATG GTGATGATGATGGTTCTTCCATTACTGATATTTGTGCTTTTGCCTAAAGTTGTCAACACCAGTGATCCTGATATGAGGCGG GAAATGGAGCAGTCAATGAACATGCTGAATTCCAACCACGAGCTGCCAGATGTGTCTGAATTCATGACAAGACTTTTCTCTTCAAAATCTTCCAGCAAGTCTGGTGGTAGCAGCAGTAAAGCAGGGAAAAGTAGTTCTGGGAAAAGGAGGTAG